A genome region from Nitrospira sp. includes the following:
- a CDS encoding FkbM family methyltransferase: MKWDEYRLQFNRDKSHHLHQKLGSRYGGWYVPANLLDAQSICYCIGAGEDVSFDIELINKFRCHVYTFDPTPRAQRHVEGLRQSIQVRKVHTVEYSPSESYRCDSITLANLHFFPYGIWREGGVMRFYVPRDSAHVSHSLVNLQGTTDYFEAECRTLKTVMQELKHDALTLLKLDVEGAEYGILDSMLADNIFPRIICVEFDEGRNAKDKDYRRRIQEVINKLKRVGYLATFFDGWNVTFVAEHRSNTPHAEPSVIAAGK; this comes from the coding sequence ATGAAATGGGACGAATACCGGCTTCAGTTCAACCGCGATAAGTCCCATCACCTGCATCAAAAGCTCGGCAGTCGATATGGAGGCTGGTATGTTCCAGCTAACCTTCTAGATGCACAGTCAATATGTTACTGCATAGGTGCTGGCGAGGATGTCAGCTTTGATATTGAATTGATTAATAAATTTCGTTGCCATGTGTACACCTTCGATCCAACCCCAAGAGCTCAGCGTCATGTCGAGGGGCTTCGCCAGAGCATCCAAGTCCGCAAGGTACATACCGTAGAATACAGTCCTTCGGAGTCTTATCGGTGCGACTCAATCACACTTGCTAACCTTCATTTTTTCCCCTATGGGATCTGGAGGGAAGGGGGGGTGATGCGATTCTATGTACCCAGGGATTCGGCCCATGTTTCCCATTCTCTGGTCAATTTGCAGGGTACGACGGACTATTTCGAAGCAGAGTGCCGGACGCTTAAGACGGTAATGCAGGAACTCAAACATGATGCGCTTACTCTGCTCAAGCTTGATGTCGAGGGGGCCGAGTACGGCATCCTCGACTCAATGCTGGCTGACAACATATTCCCTCGGATCATATGTGTGGAATTTGACGAAGGTCGCAATGCAAAGGACAAAGACTATCGTCGTCGTATCCAGGAAGTAATTAACAAACTTAAACGGGTCGGGTATCTCGCTACTTTTTTCGACGGCTGGAACGTGACCTTTGTTGCAGAGCACAGATCAAACACCCCTCATGCCGAACCCTCAGTGATAGCGGCCGGAAAGTAG
- a CDS encoding glycosyltransferase has product MKIGVLLHSASNKAGGIFGATLGQYKALYQYCDVKPKIFGLHDELIERDRLQWEPLPLTISRITGPRSFGYAPELVSVMQRADLDLLHVHGLWTYPALASSIWAQRESKPYLTSIHGMLDSWAINNSRWKKRLAGWWYQNKHLQNASCLQALTGSEADSIRALGLRNPICLIPLGIDVPEITSSTIEQTCSQNVLLYLGRLHPKKGLHNLIHAWQMVHSKKQLGAEPWILRIAGWGEGTYEMTLRSLCKELNVENSVQFVGSKFGAEKERAFSEANAFILPSFSEGLPMVVLEAWAHRLPVLMTPQCNIPAGFERGAAIEISSDVEGIAAGLKTLMSRSDAQRERMGESGMQLVRASFGWPSVVEKMYSVYQWILKKDRMPDCVYSS; this is encoded by the coding sequence ATGAAGATTGGAGTATTGCTCCATTCAGCATCGAACAAGGCTGGAGGCATCTTTGGTGCAACGCTCGGCCAGTATAAAGCCCTCTATCAGTATTGTGATGTGAAACCGAAAATATTTGGGCTCCACGATGAGTTGATTGAGAGAGATCGACTCCAATGGGAACCGTTGCCGCTAACAATCTCTCGTATCACTGGCCCTCGGAGCTTTGGGTATGCTCCGGAATTGGTCAGTGTTATGCAGAGGGCGGATCTAGATTTGCTTCATGTGCATGGTTTGTGGACTTATCCTGCCCTGGCGAGTTCGATATGGGCTCAACGGGAGTCAAAGCCGTACCTTACATCCATTCATGGCATGCTGGATTCATGGGCAATCAACAACTCTCGCTGGAAAAAGCGTTTAGCAGGCTGGTGGTATCAGAATAAGCACCTTCAGAATGCCTCTTGCCTCCAGGCTCTGACGGGATCGGAGGCAGACTCTATCCGTGCACTTGGATTGAGAAATCCCATCTGTTTGATTCCTTTGGGAATTGATGTCCCGGAAATAACAAGTTCTACTATTGAGCAGACATGCAGCCAGAACGTGTTGCTGTACCTAGGAAGACTTCACCCGAAAAAGGGCCTTCATAATCTGATTCATGCCTGGCAGATGGTGCATAGTAAAAAGCAGCTCGGAGCGGAACCATGGATACTACGAATCGCGGGTTGGGGTGAAGGCACGTACGAAATGACTCTCAGGTCTTTATGTAAGGAACTGAACGTTGAAAACTCTGTTCAATTTGTAGGTTCGAAATTCGGCGCAGAAAAAGAGCGCGCGTTTTCCGAGGCTAATGCGTTCATTCTGCCTTCCTTCAGTGAAGGACTTCCTATGGTGGTATTAGAAGCCTGGGCCCATCGGCTTCCAGTTCTCATGACACCCCAGTGCAATATACCCGCGGGTTTTGAGAGAGGCGCAGCGATTGAGATCAGTTCCGATGTGGAGGGGATCGCGGCTGGTCTCAAGACTTTGATGTCAAGAAGCGATGCCCAGCGAGAGCGTATGGGAGAGTCTGGGATGCAGCTAGTGCGGGCATCCTTTGGGTGGCCTTCTGTGGTGGAGAAGATGTACTCGGTTTATCAGTGGATTCTTAAAAAGGATCGGATGCCTGATTGTGTCTACTCGAGCTAA
- a CDS encoding glycosyltransferase family 4 protein, with protein sequence MKLVFVNRFFYPDHSATSQLLTDLALHLAKSGRAVFVVTGRQVYDDPTVALPARSTIQGVEILRVWTSRFGRGRLWGRAIDYGTFYLSALWCLLKHVRPGDVIIAKTDPPLISVLAAVVSKVRGAVLINWIQDLFPEVASALAVQGAGWLEQPLRNLRNRSLRAARCNVVIGEGMANKLRDEGLPPNAIRVIHNWADGLAIRPVEREKNDLRIAWGLQNKFVVGYSGNFGRAHEFETILSAAGLLRVEHHIAFLFIGAGAQLEWMKQEVEKRNLKNVFFKPYQPRDRLAVSLSVPDIHLISLQPALEGLIVPSKFYGIAAAGRPMLYIGAGDGEIPRILRSAQCGFSVEINQAQQAASVIREVAHDEDACSSLGHRARRLFDQRFERSFAEKAWENVMTEAITKRDTW encoded by the coding sequence ATGAAACTAGTCTTCGTCAATCGCTTCTTCTATCCGGACCATTCCGCCACAAGCCAGCTATTGACCGACTTGGCCCTGCACTTAGCCAAATCCGGAAGAGCTGTGTTCGTCGTCACGGGGAGGCAAGTCTATGACGATCCGACTGTGGCACTCCCTGCAAGGTCAACCATCCAAGGGGTCGAGATCCTACGTGTCTGGACCAGCCGTTTCGGGCGAGGTCGACTCTGGGGGCGAGCGATCGACTATGGCACGTTTTACCTGAGCGCACTCTGGTGCCTTCTGAAACATGTCCGCCCGGGTGATGTCATCATCGCCAAAACCGACCCGCCCCTCATTTCGGTCCTCGCCGCCGTTGTGAGCAAAGTCAGAGGCGCAGTCTTGATCAACTGGATTCAAGATCTCTTTCCCGAAGTCGCGTCCGCCCTAGCGGTGCAGGGAGCCGGATGGTTGGAACAACCACTCCGCAACCTGAGAAATCGATCTCTGCGAGCAGCCCGGTGTAATGTCGTGATCGGCGAAGGCATGGCGAATAAACTGCGGGATGAGGGTCTTCCACCGAACGCCATACGCGTCATTCACAATTGGGCCGATGGCCTGGCGATTCGACCAGTCGAGCGGGAGAAGAATGACCTGAGGATCGCGTGGGGACTGCAAAACAAATTCGTGGTCGGCTACTCCGGCAACTTCGGAAGGGCTCACGAGTTCGAGACGATCCTGTCGGCGGCAGGATTGCTGCGCGTGGAACACCATATCGCATTCCTTTTCATCGGAGCCGGGGCTCAACTGGAGTGGATGAAGCAGGAAGTGGAAAAGAGGAATCTGAAAAATGTCTTCTTCAAACCCTATCAGCCGCGAGATCGGCTTGCTGTCAGTCTCAGCGTCCCGGACATCCATCTGATTTCCTTGCAGCCTGCGTTGGAAGGGCTCATCGTCCCAAGCAAGTTTTACGGCATTGCTGCAGCCGGTAGACCGATGCTCTATATCGGCGCTGGAGATGGAGAGATCCCAAGAATACTACGAAGTGCGCAATGCGGTTTTTCTGTGGAGATTAACCAGGCACAACAGGCAGCCTCGGTCATCCGCGAGGTGGCTCACGACGAGGATGCTTGCAGCTCGCTAGGCCATCGGGCACGCAGGCTCTTCGACCAACGATTCGAGAGGAGTTTTGCGGAGAAAGCATGGGAAAACGTAATGACGGAAGCCATAACGAAGAGAGACACGTGGTGA